The Vicia villosa cultivar HV-30 ecotype Madison, WI linkage group LG1, Vvil1.0, whole genome shotgun sequence genome includes a region encoding these proteins:
- the LOC131622975 gene encoding uncharacterized protein LOC131622975 isoform X2, translating to MKMQPGLLITGSTREDISISQASIDGSNSVNDELNSVLNENKLAVEEVDAGMGSFGNEENSAPIGDGHLLVSKQKIREGGRFKRKSSTGGQLTADSIGLNVHKNNTLTTSIIAVGDEILLSKSSFSF from the exons ATGAAAATGCAGCCCGGTTTATTAATCACAG GAAGTACCAGAGAAGACATCTCTATCTCTCAGGCCAGCATTGATGGATCCAACTCTGTCAATGATGAATTAAACTCTGTACTAAATGAAAACAAATTGGCCGTAGAAGAGGTTGATGCAGGAATGGGGTCATTTGGAAATGAAGAAAATTCTGCTCCTATTGGTGATGGACATTTGTTAGTCTCAAAACAAAAG ATTAGAGAGGGAGGGAGGTTTAAAAGGAAATCTTCCACTGGCGGACAACTTACTGCTGATAGCATTGGCTTGAATGTGCATAAAAACAACACACTCACAACATCAATCATTGCTGTGGGAGATGAGATTCT GTTGTCTAAGTCAAGTTTCAGTTTCTGA
- the LOC131644895 gene encoding GDSL esterase/lipase At1g28590-like: MRLLILLLFFVITASTPLFTAAACPSYSSIFSFGDSLTDTGNLFYSSSDPSNHCFSPPYGQTYFHHPSGRCSDGRLIIDFIAELLGIPMVKPYLGIKNGVLEDTAAKVGVNFAVIGATALDVSYFEERDVHNVATNYSLTVQLNWFKELLPTLCKSSERCHDILTNSLFLVGEIGGNDLNFPLFVRKSIEEVKTYVPDVINVIASSINELISLGARTLLIPGNFPLGCNTIYLTKYETKDSNQYDSFGCLKWLNELAKFYNQKLQYEIHRLRKIHPHANIIYGDYYNAALPLYRYPSKFGFLGLKACCGMGGSYNFNGLKPCGKPGVVACDDPSQYIGWDGIHLTEAAYKLIADGIINGPYSFPQFSNLCFMNVSYGYLNS, from the exons ATGAGACTACTAATACTATTACTATTTTTTGTGATCACTGCTTCTACACCGTTATTCACGGCGGCGGCATGTCCGTCTTACTCCTCCATCTTCAGCTTCGGCGATTCCTTAACTGACACCGGTAACCTGTTTTACAGCTCCTCCGATCCCTCCAATCACTGCTTCTCTCCTCCCTACGGTCAAACCTACTTTCATCATCCGTCTGGTCGTTGCTCCGATGGACGCCTCATCATCGATTTCATAG CGGAATTGTTAGGAATTCCAATGGTGAAACCGTATTTAGGAATAAAGAATGGTGTATTGGAAGATACTGCAGCAAAGGTTGGAGTGAATTTTGCGGTTATAGGAGCAACGGCGTTGGATGTTAGTTACTTTGAAGAGAGGGATGTTCATAACGTTGCTACCAATTATTCATTAACAGTTCAGTTGAATTGGTTCAAGGAGCTTCTTCCTACACTTTGCAAATCTTCTGAAA GATGTCATGATATTCTTACAAACTCATTATTTCTTGTGGGAGAGATTGGAGGCAACGACTTAAACTTTCCCTTATTTGTACGCAAGAGCATAGAAGAGGTTAAAACATATGTTCCGGATGTAATCAATGTAATAGCTTCATCAATTAAT GAGTTGATTAGTCTTGGGGCTCGCACACTGTTGATCCCTGGGAATTTCCCATTGGGATGCAACACAATCTATTTAACAAAGTATGAGACCAAAGATAGTAATCAATATGACTCATTCGGTTGTTTGAAGTGGTTAAATGAATTGGCTAAATTTTATAACCAAAAGCTCCAATATGAGATACATAGACTTCGGAAAATTCATCCTCATGCTAATATCATATATGGTGATTATTACAATGCTGCATTGCCATTATACCGGTATCCATCAAAATTTG GTTTTCTAGGTCTTAAAGCTTGTTGTGGAATGGGAGGTTCTTATAATTTCAATGGATTAAAACCTTGTGGAAAACCAGGCGTGGTTGCATGTGATGATCCTTCTCAGTATATTGGGTGGGATGGTATTCATTTGACTGAGGCTGCATATAAACTGATTGCCGATGGTATCATTAATGGACCATATTCTTTCCCTCAATTTAGTAATTTGTGCTTCATGAATGTTAGCTATGGATATTTAAATAGCTAG
- the LOC131622975 gene encoding uncharacterized protein LOC131622975 isoform X1: protein MKMQPGLLITGSTREDISISQASIDGSNSVNDELNSVLNENKLAVEEVDAGMGSFGNEENSAPIGDGHLLVSKQKIREGGRFKRKSSTGGQLTADSIGLNVHKNNTLTTSIIAVGDEILLPYTTAWMSYRFR from the exons ATGAAAATGCAGCCCGGTTTATTAATCACAG GAAGTACCAGAGAAGACATCTCTATCTCTCAGGCCAGCATTGATGGATCCAACTCTGTCAATGATGAATTAAACTCTGTACTAAATGAAAACAAATTGGCCGTAGAAGAGGTTGATGCAGGAATGGGGTCATTTGGAAATGAAGAAAATTCTGCTCCTATTGGTGATGGACATTTGTTAGTCTCAAAACAAAAG ATTAGAGAGGGAGGGAGGTTTAAAAGGAAATCTTCCACTGGCGGACAACTTACTGCTGATAGCATTGGCTTGAATGTGCATAAAAACAACACACTCACAACATCAATCATTGCTGTGGGAGATGAGATTCT GCTGCCATACACGACGGCGTGGATGTCATATCGCTTTCGTTAG